Proteins encoded within one genomic window of Candidatus Acidiferrales bacterium:
- the truA gene encoding tRNA pseudouridine(38-40) synthase TruA encodes MRNIKLTIAYDGSEFFGWQLQPNLPTVQGWIVDVARKITDEKVMVWGSGRTDTGAHALGQVAHFRTRSMIPLENLQRAMNSLLLDTIRILRVEEVPMEFHARWHTLAKTYHYRIFRGRVCSPFQYRYVYPYPFPLDEEAMKRAAKLFEGEHDFASFASASEEEGEEGRSKVRLIYRSELMRDDLSEELIYVTRGKGYLRHMVRKIIGTLLEVGKGKLTVDDIARIFESRDRTKAGPTVPARGLVLVGVEYPELCR; translated from the coding sequence GTGCGCAACATCAAGCTCACGATCGCTTATGACGGAAGCGAGTTTTTCGGTTGGCAGTTGCAGCCGAACCTGCCTACCGTGCAAGGATGGATCGTGGATGTCGCCCGGAAAATCACCGATGAAAAGGTCATGGTGTGGGGTTCCGGCCGGACGGATACCGGCGCGCACGCCCTGGGCCAGGTGGCCCACTTCCGGACGCGCTCCATGATCCCTCTTGAAAACTTGCAACGGGCGATGAATTCTCTCCTGCTGGACACGATTCGGATTTTGCGGGTGGAGGAGGTGCCGATGGAATTTCATGCCCGCTGGCACACCCTGGCGAAAACTTACCACTACCGCATCTTTCGCGGCCGCGTCTGTTCGCCCTTCCAGTACCGCTATGTCTATCCCTACCCGTTTCCCCTGGATGAGGAGGCGATGAAGCGGGCGGCCAAGCTTTTTGAAGGCGAGCACGACTTCGCGTCGTTCGCCTCCGCTTCCGAGGAAGAGGGTGAGGAAGGACGAAGCAAGGTCCGCCTCATCTACCGTTCGGAACTGATGCGCGATGACCTCAGCGAGGAGCTGATCTACGTCACGCGCGGCAAAGGCTACCTGCGCCACATGGTGCGCAAGATTATCGGAACGCTGCTCGAGGTGGGAAAGGGGAAATTGACGGTGGATGACATCGCGCGGATTTTCGAATCTCGCGACCGGACAAAAGCCGGGCCGACCGTCCCGGCAAGGGGACTTGTTCTGGTCGGAGTGGAGTATCCGGAACTATGCCGGTAG